A region of Marmota flaviventris isolate mMarFla1 chromosome 11, mMarFla1.hap1, whole genome shotgun sequence DNA encodes the following proteins:
- the Klhl41 gene encoding kelch-like protein 41, giving the protein MDSQRELAEELRLYQSTLLQDGLKDLLDEKKFIDCTLKAGDKSLPCHRLILSACSPYFREYFLSEIDEEKKKEVVLDNVDPAVLDLIIKYLYSASIDLNDGNVQDIFALASRFQIPSVFTVCVSYLQKRLAPGNCLAILRLGLLLDCPRLAISAREFVSERFVQICKEEDFMQLSPQELISVISNDSLNVEKEEAVFEAVMKWVRTDKENRVKNLSEVFDCIRFRLMTEKYFKDHVEKDDIIKSNPELQKKIKVLKDAFAGKLPEPSKNTEKTKEGEVNGDVGDEDLLPGYLNDIPRHGMFVKDLILLVNDTAAVAYDPAENECYLTALAEQIPRNHSSIVTQQNQVYVVGGLYVDEENKDQPLQSYFFQLDNIASEWVGLPPLPSARCLFGLGEVDDKIYVVAGKDLQTEASLDSVLCYDPVAAKWNEVKSLPIKVYGHNVISHNGMIYCLGGKTDDKKCTNRMFIYNPKKGDWKDLAPMKTPRSMFGVAVHKGKIVIAGGVTEDGLTASVEAFDLKTNKWEVMTEFPQERSSISLVTLAGSLYAIGGFAMIQLESKEFAPTEVNDIWKYEDDKKEWAGMLKEIRYASGASCLATRLNLFKLSKL; this is encoded by the exons ATGGATTCCCAGCGGGAACTTGCAGAGGAACTGCGGCTTTACCAATCCACCCTTCTTCAGGATGGTCTAAAAGATCTCCTGGATGAGAAAAAATTCATCGATTGCACCCTAAAAGCCGGTGACAAAAGTCTTCCTTGCCACAGATTGATTTTGTCCGCTTGTAGTCCTTATTTCCGTgagtattttttatctgaaattgatgaagagaaaaaaaaggaggttgTACTAGATAATGTAGACCCTGCTGTGCTTGATTTGATCATCAAATACCTGTACTCTGCCAGTATCGATCTCAATGATGGAAACGTGCAAGATATTTTTGCATTGGCCAGTCGCTTTCAGATCCCCTCAGTGTTCACTGTCTGCGTTTCTTATCTTCAGAAAAGACTTGCTCCTGGTAACTGTCTAGCCATCCTAAGATTAGGACTTCTTCTTGATTGCCCGAGACTCGCCATTTCTGCTCGTGAATTTGTGTCTGAACGCTTTGTACAGATTTGTAAGGAAGAGGACTTTATGCAGCTGTCTCCACAGGAACTGATCTCAGTCATTTCAAATGACAGCCTAAATGTAGAAAAGGAAGAAGCAGTATTTGAGGCAGTAATGAAATGGGTGCGAACAGACAAAGAAAATAGGGTGAAAAATCTTAGCGAAGTGTTTGATTGTATTCGTTTTCGCCtaatgacagaaaaatattttaaagatcatGTTGAGAAAGATGATATCATCAAAAGCAACCcagaacttcagaaaaaaatcaaagttctaAAAGATGCTTTTGCAGGCAAACTCCCAGAACCTAGCAAAAATACAGAGAAGACTAAGGAGGGTGAGGTGAATGGTGATGTTGGTGATGAAGATTTGCTTCCTGGTTACCTGAACGACATTCCCAGGCATGGAATGTTTGTCAAAGACCTTATCCTATTGGTTAATGACACAGCCGCAGTAGCTTATGATCCCGCAGAAAATGAATGCTACCTTACTGCACTGGCTGAGCAGATCCCCAGAAATCATTCCAGCATTGTTACCCAACAAAATCAAGTATATGTGGTAGGAGGACTATATGTGGATGAAGAAAATAAGGATCAACCTCTACAGTCATACTTTTTCCAG cttgaTAACATAGCATCTGAGTGGGTTGGACTTCCACCTCTGCCTTCAGCTAGGTGTCTCTTCGGTCTGGGAGAGGTAGATGACAAAATCTATGTGGTTGCAGGCAAAGACCTTCAAACAGAGGCTTCGCTGGATTCAGTATTATGCTATGATCCCGT GGCTGCAAAATGGAATGAAGTAAAAAGTCTTCCTATCAAGGTCTATGGTCATAATGTGATTTCACATAATGGGATGATATATTGTCTAGGTGGAAAAACAGATGACAA AAAGTGTACAAACAGGATGTTTATCTATAACCCCAAAAAAGGAGACTGGAAAGATCTGGCTCCAATGAAAACCCCTCGTTCCATGTTTGGAGTGGCAGTCCATAAAGGCAAAATTGTGATTGCAGGAGGTGTTACTGAAGATGGTCTTACAGCTTCAGTTGAAGCTTTTGATCTCAAAACCAATAA ATGGGAAGTAATGACTGAATTTCCCCAAGAAAGAAGCTCCATCAGTTTGGTCACCCTTGCTGGATCCCTGTACGCCATTGGTGGTTTTGCTATGATTCAACTGGAATCTAAAGAGTTTGCACCCACTGAAGTCAATGACATATGGAA
- the Bbs5 gene encoding BBSome complex member BBS5 isoform X1, which translates to MSVLDVLWEDRDVRFDVSSQQMKTRPGEVLIDCLDSIEDTKGNNGDRGRLLVTNLRIIWHSLALPRVNLSIGYNCILNITTRTANSKLRGQTEALFILTKCNSTRFEFIFTNLVPGSPRLFTSVIAVHRAYETSKMYRDFKLRSALIQNKQLRLLPQEHVYDKINGVWNLSSDQGNLGTFFITNVRIVWHANMNDSFNVSIPYLQIRSIKIRDSKFGLALVIESSQQSGGYVLGFKIDPVEKLQESVKEINSLHKVYSASPIFGVDYEMEEKVICSICEIQSLLNCLPTSCKIQPQPLEALTVEQIQDDVEIDADDHTDAFVAYFADGNKQQDREPVFSEELGLAIEKLKDGFTLQGLWEVMS; encoded by the exons acaaATGAAAACCAGACCTGGGGAAGTCCTTATTGATTGCTTAGATTCAATTGAAGATACCAAAGGAAATAATGGAGATAGAG gaAGACTCTTAgtaacaaatttaagaattatctgGCACTCTTTGGCATTGCCCAGAGTCAATCTTT ctATCGGTTACAACTGCATATTGAATATTACAACAAGGACTGCTAACTCT AAATTACGAGGTCAAACCGAAGCTCTTTTTATACTAACAAAGTGTAACAGCACTCGCTTTGAATTTATATTCACAAATTTGGTTCCTGGAAGTCCTAGACTTTTTACTTCTGTGATTGCAGTACATAG aGCATATGAAACTTCTAAAATGTATCGTGATTTTAAATTGAGAAGTGCGCTAATTCAAAACAAACAACTAAGATTATTACCACAAGAACATGTATATGACAAAATCAATGGAGTATGGAACTTATCCAGTGATCAG GGAAATCTAGGAACCTTTTTTATTACCAATGTGAGAATCGTGTGGCATGCAAATATGAATGATAGTTTTAATGTCAGTATACCATATCTGCAAATT CGTTCGATAAAGATTAGAGATTCAAAATTTGGTTTAGCTCTTGTCATAGAAAGCTCTCAACAG AGTGGAGGATATGTTCTTGGCTTTAAAATAGATCCTGTGGAAAAACTACAGGAATCAGTTAAAGAAATCAATTCACTTCACAAAGTCTATTCTGCCAGTCCTATATTTGGAGTGGAttatgaaatggaagaaaaggtaATTTGTTCAATATGTGAAATACAGAGTTTGCTGAATTGCCTTCCAACTTCCTGTAAAATTCAG ccacagCCCCTTGAAGCTCTGACAGTTGAACAAATTCAAGATGATGTAGAAATAGATGCTGATGATCACACGGATGCTTTTGTG gCTTATTTTGCTGATGGCAATAAG CAACAGGATCGTGAACCTGTATTTTCAGAAGAACTGGGGCTTGCAATAGAGAAATTGAAGGATGGATTCACACTACAGGGACTTTGGGAAGTAATGAGTTGA
- the Bbs5 gene encoding BBSome complex member BBS5 isoform X2: MSVLDVLWEDRDVRFDVSSQQMKTRPGEVLIDCLDSIEDTKGNNGDRGRLLVTNLRIIWHSLALPRVNLSIGYNCILNITTRTANSKLRGQTEALFILTKCNSTRFEFIFTNLVPGSPRLFTSVIAVHRAYETSKMYRDFKLRSALIQNKQLRLLPQEHVYDKINGVWNLSSDQGNLGTFFITNVRIVWHANMNDSFNVSIPYLQIRSIKIRDSKFGLALVIESSQQSGGYVLGFKIDPVEKLQESVKEINSLHKVYSASPIFGVDYEMEEKPQPLEALTVEQIQDDVEIDADDHTDAFVAYFADGNKQQDREPVFSEELGLAIEKLKDGFTLQGLWEVMS; this comes from the exons acaaATGAAAACCAGACCTGGGGAAGTCCTTATTGATTGCTTAGATTCAATTGAAGATACCAAAGGAAATAATGGAGATAGAG gaAGACTCTTAgtaacaaatttaagaattatctgGCACTCTTTGGCATTGCCCAGAGTCAATCTTT ctATCGGTTACAACTGCATATTGAATATTACAACAAGGACTGCTAACTCT AAATTACGAGGTCAAACCGAAGCTCTTTTTATACTAACAAAGTGTAACAGCACTCGCTTTGAATTTATATTCACAAATTTGGTTCCTGGAAGTCCTAGACTTTTTACTTCTGTGATTGCAGTACATAG aGCATATGAAACTTCTAAAATGTATCGTGATTTTAAATTGAGAAGTGCGCTAATTCAAAACAAACAACTAAGATTATTACCACAAGAACATGTATATGACAAAATCAATGGAGTATGGAACTTATCCAGTGATCAG GGAAATCTAGGAACCTTTTTTATTACCAATGTGAGAATCGTGTGGCATGCAAATATGAATGATAGTTTTAATGTCAGTATACCATATCTGCAAATT CGTTCGATAAAGATTAGAGATTCAAAATTTGGTTTAGCTCTTGTCATAGAAAGCTCTCAACAG AGTGGAGGATATGTTCTTGGCTTTAAAATAGATCCTGTGGAAAAACTACAGGAATCAGTTAAAGAAATCAATTCACTTCACAAAGTCTATTCTGCCAGTCCTATATTTGGAGTGGAttatgaaatggaagaaaag ccacagCCCCTTGAAGCTCTGACAGTTGAACAAATTCAAGATGATGTAGAAATAGATGCTGATGATCACACGGATGCTTTTGTG gCTTATTTTGCTGATGGCAATAAG CAACAGGATCGTGAACCTGTATTTTCAGAAGAACTGGGGCTTGCAATAGAGAAATTGAAGGATGGATTCACACTACAGGGACTTTGGGAAGTAATGAGTTGA